One window of Pyrus communis chromosome 12, drPyrComm1.1, whole genome shotgun sequence genomic DNA carries:
- the LOC137709810 gene encoding bidirectional sugar transporter SWEET10-like has protein sequence MALQHTLSLAFGLLGNIISLLVFLAPVPTFYTIYKKKTTEGFQALPYVIGLLSSMLYIYYALLKEELKYDANLLITINSVGGVIETLYISLFLFYAPKKARISTATLLFSLNCFSYGVMVVLTRFLATGEMRIKIVGWICLVFSLSVFVAPLGVLRQVIRTKSVEFMPFPLSFFLTLGAVAWFFYGFLIKDYYIALPNILGFFLGVVQMVVYVVYKNAKEVLEDQPKGQELSEHIIDVRKISTLVCPEMSPAVILQPNVDITSDMIEVVQNIIIMAEKAEETKEPTMDDDASTKV, from the exons ATGGCCCTTCAACACACTTTGAGTTTGGCCTTCGGCCTCTTAG GCAACATCATCTCCCTTTTGGTCTTCCTTGCTCCAGT GCCAACTTTTTATacaatttacaagaaaaaaacaaCAGAAGGTTTTCAAGCACTTCCATATGTAATAGGGCTGTTGAGTTCAATGCTGTACATATACTATGCCCTCCTTAAGGAAGAGCTTAAATATGATGCCAATCTTCTCATCACAATCAACTCGGTTGGCGGCGTCATAGAGACTCTTTACATTTCCCTCTTCCTTTTCTATGCCCCCAAGAAGGCCAGG ATCTCAACTGCAACGCTTCTGTTCTCACTGAACTGTTTTAGTTACGGAGTGATGGTTGTTTTGACTCGCTTTCTAGCCACAGGTGAAATGCGTATTAAGATTGTGGGATGGATTTGTCTTGTGTTCAGCCTAAGCGTATTTGTCGCACCTCTTGGTGTCCTG AGACAAGTAATAAGGACCAAGAGTGTTGAGTTCATGCCATTTCCGTTATCATTTTTCCTAACATTAGGTGCAGTCGCATGGTTCTTCTATGGTTTTCTGATCAAGGACTACTACATAGCT TTACCAAACATACTGGGCTTCTTCTTAGGGGTTGTTCAAATGGTGGTTTACGTAGTCTACAAGAATGCAAAGGAAGTTCTGGAAGATCAGCCAAAAGGTCAAGAATTATCAGAACACATTATTGATGTGAGGAAGATCAGTACTTTGGTGTGTCCAGAAATGAGCCCTGCGGTGATTCTGCAACCAAATGTGGACATTACAAGTGACATGATTGAAGTGGttcaaaatataattatcaTGGCTGAAAAGGCAGAGGAAACCAAGGAACCTACCATGGATGATGATGCCTCCACCAAAGTATGA